The following coding sequences lie in one Silurus meridionalis isolate SWU-2019-XX chromosome 19, ASM1480568v1, whole genome shotgun sequence genomic window:
- the LOC124402203 gene encoding opioid growth factor receptor-like protein 1 gives MGVFWSAIKLPCHLVLFIFRHSCPLFSYIATLFGVMDKPVTPGRRMGNFLANNEYQSEQYDSTWDDGYEDTSEVPEQWTYRPQRNLNAARDVQTYRHYCMEIWEHVTDDEDEDDNDLPNIKFYRNQIHFVPDGVNIEEFHKTWSKDYDRLEYVHSYIQWLFPIPEKGMNYLSSELSPKEAKLFCTDEEVRRRLLVSYKIMLDFYGIQLVNEETGEVQRAENWSERFDNLNRNTHNNLRITRILKCLGLLKFRHYQAPLVRFFLEETLVKKTLPRVRQSVLDYFMFTVLDRKERQELIKYAFLRFNQREKFVWCPRRICSKFLNEERASIHNIYTDPNENDSTSRRDHSDLMNSSVQFIDEIKTDTNEDAHAGKLSISKDKNDENVSGECHDSEKQALPDHAEGNAHTIDINEVSEAPTGADSQDDHHLNLEAADQEDAIKAAKNSVPKATEENEDDSKFADSTKQPVVASDQNTDETPNHENVARKTPPSHGNSASEQDALEHEGDELKEGNGNEHGDLDSEKHDSVEIQKSVNEPADRIVSGANGTATNDEANPACNKKSADTKSQKCISREDIESNASFEQTSVSRTTDKVDTESERVAFNLTRVTPGKDEETGERSEGKPAGEDDTDSDTDVKGEEAEI, from the exons TTGTCCTCTTTTCTCCTACATTGCGACCCTGTTCGGCGTTATGGATAAACCTGTGACACCAGGCAGGAGAATGGGTAACTTCTTAGCGAATAACGAGTACCAGTCAGAGCAGTATGACTCCACGTGGGACGATGGCTATGAAGACACTTCAGAG GTGCCTGAGCAATGGACCTACCGCCCACAAAGGAACTTAAATGCTGCAAGAGACGTTCAAACATACAGACACTATTGCATG GAAATCTGGGAACATGTGACAGACGATGAGGATGAGGAC GACAACGACTTACCAAATATaaagttttacagaaatcagaTCCACTTCGTCCCTGACG GTGTGAACATTGAGGAATTTCACAAAACCTGGTCTAAGGATTACGACAGGCTGGAATATGTGCACTCTTACATTCAATG GCTCTTTCCAATACCAGAGAAAGGAATGAACTATCTATCGTCTGAGCTTAGCCCAAAAGAAGCCAAG CTGTTCTGTACGGACGAGGAGGTGAGGAGAAGGCTATTGGTGTCTTATAAGATCATGTTGGACTTCTATGGCATCCAACTTGTCAATGAGGAAACCGGAGAAGTTCAACGTGCAGAAAACTGGAGTGAGCGATTTGATAACTTAAATAG aaacacacacaacaatcttCGCATTACCCGCATCCTAAAGTGCCTGGGATTACTGAAGTTCAGGCATTATCAAGCACCTCTGGTTCGTTTCTTCCTTGAGGagactctggtaaaaaaaaCGCTCCCGCGAGTCAGGCAGAGCGTTCTAGACTACTTTATGTTCACAGTTCTGGACAGAAAGGAGCGACAAGAACTGATCAAATATGCTTTCTTAAGGTTTAACCAGAGAGAGAAATTTGTGTGGTGTCCTAGGAGGATTTGTAGTAAGTTCTTGAATGAGGAACGAGCATCGATCCACAATATATATACTGATCCCAATGAAAATGATTCAACCTCTCGACGCGATCACAGTGATCTGATGAACAGCAGTGTGCAATTCATAGACGAAATCAAAACCGATACTAATGAAGACGCACATGCTGGGAAATTGTCTATCAGTAAAGATAAAAATGATGAGAATGTGTCAGGTGAGTGCCACGATTCTGAAAAACAGGCTTTACCCGACCATGCTGAAGGAAATGCTCATACGATTGACATTAATGAAGTATCTGAAGCTCCAACAGGAGCTGATTCTCAGGATGACCATCACCTTAATTTAGAAGCTGCAGACCAAGAGGATGCTATTAAAGCTGCAAAAAACTCTGTACCAAAAGCTACAGAAGAAAATGAGGATGACAGTAAATTTGCTGACTCTACCAAACAGCCAGTGGTGGCCAGtgatcaaaacactgatgaaacTCCTAATCACGAGAACGTTGCGCGCAAAACACCTCCATCGCACGGAAACTCCGCAAGCGAGCAAGATGCTCTCGAACACGAAGGAGACGAATTAAAAGAAGGGAATGGAAATGAGCATGGTGATCTAGATTCCGAAAAACACGATTCGGTCGAAATCCAGAAAAGCGTCAATGAACCGGCAGACCGGATCGTCAGTGGGGCGAATGGAACTGCCACAAACGACGAGGCAAATCCTGCATGCAATAAAAAATCAGCAGATACAAAAagtcaaaaatgtatttctagAGAGGACATTGAGTCAAACGCAAGCTTCGAACAAACCTCAGTGAGCAGGACAACTGATAAAGTTGACACTGAATCTGAACGGGTCGCTTTTAACTTAACTCGGGTTACTCCTGGTAAGGATGAAGAGACAGGAGAGAGGAGCGAAGGAAAGCCTGCTGGGGAAGATGATACCGATTCAGATACAGATGTGAAAGGTGAAGAAGCTGAAATATGA